The window TCAAAAATACTCCTGTAATGATGTAGCTTTAGTCCCTCCTATTACGCCCTTTGCTTATAAAAGAGCTTGCATTGTAAAAATATTGTCAGAAGAAATATCCCGGAACAATTTTAAAAATATTCTTGAAGTTGGTTCTGGTTCGGGATCGAACATTCTTATGCTTGCCCCTCTGTTTCCAAATGTAAAGTTCACGGGAATTGAGCCTGCAGAAAGCGGCGTAAGAATTGCAAATAAATTTATTGAGACACCACCGCAAGAATATGAAGAAGCATTTAAAATTGGGAAAATACGAAATGCCAAATGTATAAAGGGAAATATTCTGGATAAAGAATCCTTCAAGGAAATAGTTCATGAAAAATATGATTTAGTTTACACCGCCGCAGTATTAGAGCAGCTGCATGATTATATAGATATTGCCTTCAATAATATATTTTCCTTGGGAAACTCACA is drawn from Endomicrobiales bacterium and contains these coding sequences:
- a CDS encoding class I SAM-dependent methyltransferase, which codes for MDSSNRSNLKEEVLYNLKQIKYRFKITLKLLYRFLFKSKPENIFKSDWGYDDHYEKFWERGDYFKIQKYSCNDVALVPPITPFAYKRACIVKILSEEISRNNFKNILEVGSGSGSNILMLAPLFPNVKFTGIEPAESGVRIANKFIETPPQEYEEAFKIGKIRNAKCIKGNILDKESFKEIVHEKYDLVYTAAVLEQLHDYIDIAFNNIFSLGNSHFLFFEQWLEANYLIENYHYLVYNNYFRFSWNYLHKFKNIETLDRSIPPLQPYWLKYGVVVCKKTQ